The genomic stretch GACATTGCTCGGTTTAGCGCATCGCTTTTCGGCCACATATACCGATCTTGCCAGGACCTCGACTGAGCATTTTCTCGTCACTCCAGTCACGGCATTACCCACAGGGAAAGAGAAGGGCAGATTTCTGAGCATCGATGTTGGTGGCACCAACCTAAGAGTCGGATTTGTTGAGCTAATCGGAGAGCCAGATGGCAGTGCTGAGAGTGAGCGTGAGCGGAGCAGTACTGTGGGCGAAAATGTCTTTGCTCAGATAAGGAGGAGCCATGACAGGAACTGGCCGATTGGAGATCACCTGAAGATGGATCAGGCTGAGGATTTGTTCGCGTGGATCGGTGACTGCATCGCTGAGGTCATCAGGGGTGCTCTTGAGGAAGAGAAGGCGGGGGAGGAGGTCAGATTACCCTTGGGTGATGAGATCCTGCTTGGCATCACCTTTAGTTTTCCAATGGCGTGAGTGTGAGCATCCAGTGTGCTAACACCAACTTGCTAACAGGTCCAGTCAAACCCGTCTCTCAGAAGCTACTCTGCTGCCAATGGGTAAGGGCTTCGCCATTACCTCTGATTTAAATCTAGGCAAAATGCTTCTTGCTGGCTACGCCCGACACTGTGAGGTCGGACATGCTTCAGGCAAGCAACCATTACCAAAAATACAGgtcgccgccatcaccaaTGATACCGTAGCCACATTTGCATCTCTCGCATACGCAGTCAAAGCATCTCCCAATAGCCGCGTCGCCATGGGTCTTATTGTCGGCACAGGTACCAATGCAACTGTACCCATGAAGCCATCCAGCCTGCATCCGACCAAAAGAGAAGCTCTTCAAAATCCTGATGCTGTTGAAACCGTTGTCATTAACACCGAGTGGACGATCCGCGGCACTGACAAGCCACTGATCGAGTTCAACATCAAGACGCCCTGGGATCTCACGCTTGACGCCAATAGTGATGCACCTGGTTTTCAACCGTTTGAATACATGACGTCTGGCCGGTATCTCGGCGAAATTGTACGCTTGGTGTTCCTAGATATCGTTTCCGGAGAAGCAGATGCCGAGATCCCACCATCATTACAACAGAAGAACGCCCTACCGACACGTTTCCTTTCGGAATTCATTGCGCGGAAAGGTGGCCGCATCGTTCAAGGAGAGCTGGAAAGCAGATATCCCGAGCCAAACTCCTCTGGGGACCCTTTCTGGACAGTAGATCGAGTGGAGATGATACGGGACATTGCCGAGGCTGTTCAGCAGCGATCTTCGGCGCTGGTTGCTGCTGCCTGTGTCGGGCTGCTGAATTGTGTAGGTGATGTTGCACTAGACGAGTCGCCAAAGTCCAGTAATGGTACACACACCAAGGGCAAGCGGGATATCGAAGAGCTTGTGATTGCATATGCGGGTGGGACCATATCACAATATCCAAAGTGGCTTCAGACATGCCAACAGTGGATAGACATTCTGGTCGAGGAGGGCTCGTCAAAAAATGCATCAAAGCAAGTTACGCTCAAGGAGGCCAAGGATGGGGGCATTATTGGCGCCGGAGTGCTTGCGGGTATGGCGGGTGAAATTGCGTGAAAGGATTTTAGGTGTCCTTGTTAGGGCTGTGAGCGTGAGACTCCAAGTAGTTATGTAGCTGCTAACCAAAGATACATGATACCCTGGAGACAAGTTGGCTACAATCTGTATTCAAATTCTCCTCCTCAGCCTACTGAGATCGTGACCTCCACTTCAAGCTTCATATCTTCCACTCGGCGGATATACGTGGGGAAGGCTCTGCAGACTGTAGTTGATGCTTGATACGCCCTCCACTTTCCTCTCGGATTAGAATACAAGACTTGAAGCTGCAGTTTCGAGTCAGAATCTCAACCACTAGGCGCGAAACGCATTCCTAGCAGGTATTACAGGGTCACTATGTGCATTTGCAGTACACAGCCTCTTTGTAACTCCCAGATTCAGCCCCTACCGAAGCTCTATGCAAGAGGGAGCCCGGGGAGCGGGTGTTGACGTATTGACACCGCATTGAAGCGATCAGTATCCCACAGATCAAATCAAGGCAATCCCAGAGATGAAGTTTATCACCTCATATCAGCCTCGACTCATTCACTCATACCCTCACTCTCGCTCCCATCATCAACTGCGGCAAGTACCTCACTTTCGCTCTTCCTCTGATTATCCACTGACTTTGCAACACTTTGCAGCATAGGCAACTCGCCTGCCCCATCCCAAGCCTTTGCTCTCTTAACAATATGTTGTGACCTGCGTATAACTTCTTCCTCTGCCTTCCTAATCGTACCGCTGACCCGAACCACTCGTACCACGACTGGTATATTTATGGGCTTCGGGAGGTGCGTGATGTACGTGAGAGCCGCCCACACCATCTCGTAGTGGTCGCGCGGACAGCGGATAATAGCTGTACTGGTGGACGGGGAGTAGTAATTGACTGAGGGCCAGTGATTATTAGTCAGGAGCCAGTAGTAAGGTATGCAGACTTGACATATACCTTTCAGACCCGAGGCTACCATGCCCGAGCCATAGTCGCCAAAGAGGTCTTCGACACCATCGCGTATCATGCGGATAATGATACCCTGCTTGAGCGCATCTGGCGTCGGGGAGTGCATTTGCACGACATGAGGCAGTTGCTGCGTCTTGTTCTTTGCAAGAGGCTCCGGGTATAGGAAGTTGACTACCAAGTAGCGATTCTTGACGCGCACCATGATGGCTCAGGAAAGGAAGGGTGTCGTGTGTTTCCGTGTAACCCTCGGCGCCTCAAGAATGTGCGGGGAATTCAAAGGTGCGAACGCGAATACGGACCAAAATGGAACAGAACAGAGACCAAAAAAAAAGACGCCCCTACTTCACGCGAAAAACCGCAACCACAATTTCGACTCTGTGAAGCTGCCCCGCCCTTGAACCAAATTGATCTTTGCTGGCACAATTGGCGACGACGACTGCGACGCGACGCAAGAAAAAGACACGCAGCGCGCAAGACTACAGAAAAAGTACCGGATCGCCGTCACAATCCGCAGGCGCGGTTCATGCATTAGCGCATAGTCCTTGGCTTCCTATGACGCAGATGGCTAGAGGCAGCATCCCCAGCTTTGGCCTTAGCGGTGGCTGTTCTCCTTCCGCAGCAACACCAGCGACGGCTACAACAACTACAACTACAACTACGACTGTTACGGATTCACAGCATCCCGAAACTTTACTGTCCCGCGGCTTGATAGCACCCGCAAAATTCATATCCGCGAACCCCCTCTCCAAGCCCAAGTCCCGCAAACGAGCGCGAGTACCACCCGCTGAGCGCAGAGCCAGACCTCGTTCAAAAGCACAAGTACCAGTTTCCAGTATGGCGTCTTCGTCTACTACCTCTGGTCCGCTGCTTTAGTACGTTTGATATCTCCTCTAGTCTGACATCAGACGGAAGACATGTTGCTAACAATGCCCCCCTCCCAGCGCATGCATTGCACACAACACGACCGTTCTCGCCGAACACACAGCATCCGCCTCGTCCAACGCCTCATCCCTCGTCTCCCTCGTCCTCCCACGCATCGCGCACGATACTTCGGCCCACAAGACAATCGACCAATCCAAGTTCTTCATCCACTGCCTCATCAAGTCGCCCTCCGACTTCCCCGGCAACCAATCCACAGCCGGCGGCCTCACCTTCCTCGTCATCGCAGAACGCGATCTCGGCCAGCGCATCCCCTTTGGATTTCTAACCAACCTCGAGAAGAAGTTCTTCGCTGAATTTGAGCCAGCGAGCACGAATTTCCATGATTTACCACCCTATGGCTGTGCAAGCTTCAATGGCGCGTTGAAGAGGTTGATGGTGGAGCAGGGTGGCACGCAGGCTGGTCAGCAGGATGCTTTGCGTACCGCGCAGCGTGAGATTGAGGGTGTGCGCGAGATTATGACGGAGAATATTGAGCGTGTGTTGGAGAGGGGCGAGCATATGAGTGTTTTGGTGGACAAGACGGGTCGCTTAGGTGAGAATGCGAGGGACTTTAGGGTGAGGAGCAGGACGCTCAAGAGAAGGATGTGGTGGAAGAACGTCAAGCTCATGGTGCTATTAATGCTTGTCGTCATCTTCTTGATTTACCTCTTCGTTGGCTTTGGTTGCGGATTACCAGGTAAGTCGCTATCCAGGTCAGAACATTGTTCCATCAAGTGCTAACAACTAATAGCTTGGGGTCGCTGCCTCGGTCACTAGAGAACGCGGGGCCCTTTCCTAATGTTAATTAACTTTGAACAAGCACTTCACACCCCATATTTTGCGCGCGCAACTCGAGTATTGGCCTCTTTTCCACAACCCAACATGTCCGCGAGACGGATACTCGGTCTCGCGGACATCATGGAGGCAGAATGCTGTACGGTGAGAGGTGCGCAAAGATTGTTCATTTATACAACAGCAGCGGGCGTTTGGCGTCCGTCTTTTCCATTTTCCATAGCCACAGTACGAAATAAGCTACGAGATATTCCCAGTTTGATCTCTGATTCCCTTCCTCTTTTTAAAACGCCGTTTCCATGCAGATCCTTCCCCAGCCCTAGAGCCCATTCTCACTAGACGTGATGTGAGGACCCACCCAACCGTACCGCATAACGCCGAAATCGATCGATCCCTAGGGAAAGACCGACAGTGAGAAAAAAAAGTAAAAAGTATGTAAGAAAAAGCAAACGATGACTACCCGATACCCCGATCCCCAGCCCATCCAACCCAACAAACACCAGTAAATCAGACTGAAAAAAAAGTGAAATAGCTCCCCCCTTACCCGAATAGGATTTTTACATCAAGTGTACATAGCCAAAAACTCCTGGAAAATGCTTTTGGACTAAATCTATCTAGTCGTCTAAAGTGAATAGTCGTGGTATAAGCCCGAACCATAACAAAAAGGAAAGTAGTGAACAGAAACTTTTGTTGCCTTGTAGTCGTTTTCGTGAGAAGAAAAAACCGTTTCAACGCCTGCCATGAAATCGTGTATGGGCAACAAACCATGGTCCAACTAAGGAGCCATAACCATTGCAAGCAGCGCCATACGCGTGTACAGTCCGTACCGCATCTGTGGTTGAAGACGTTAGCTGATGGTTTTCTCCTCACCGAGCATTCTAGACTTACCTGTCTGAAGTACGCCGCCCTGGGGTCAAAGTCCACCTCCTCGTTAATCTCGTTGTTCCTAGGCAGCGGGTGCATGACAATCATGTTTGCCTTGGCCCCCTTCAACAGCTTGTTATCAATGACGAAGGAATCCTTGACTGCCTCATACGTCGCCACATCGGGGAAGCGCTCCTTCTGCACGCGAGTGCAGTACATGACATCCGAAGAGGCGACAATGTCTTCTGTCAACTCAGTCGATACCTTATTGAGTTGTCCACGAGCCTTGAGCGCGTCCGTGACGCCGGAAGGCATCGGAAGAGACGCAGGCGAGACGAGGTTGATAGTGACGTCGTAGTGGGAGAGGAGTTCGCAGAGGGAGTGCACTGTGCGGCCGTACTTGAGATCACCGACAAAGGTGATGTTGAGGCCGTTGACAGTTCCAAGTTCCTCTCGAATGGTGAAGATGTCGAGAAGGGCCTGTGTCGGATGCTCGCGGCTGCCGTTACCTGCGTTGATGACAGGCACATCAGAGAACTTGGTAGCTATGTCGATAGACTCCTCGGACGGGTGACGCAGAACGATAGCGTCGCCGTAGCAGCCCAGGGTGCGGATAGTGTCTGCAACAGACTCTCCCTTTTGCGTGGAAGACACTGACTCATTGACGACGATTACTTCACCACCAAGACGCTTCATAGCAGCGTCGAAAGAAGCCGATGTCCTGGTAGATGGCTCACAGAACATGGTGCAAAGGACGCGGCCCTTGAGAATATCAAGGCAACCCTGTCGTTGAGTACCAAGACGCATCTCCTGAGCAATAGTAAAGAGCAGATGCAGGTCGGCTCGGGTGAACTGCTTGACCGAAGTGATGTGTTCCCTCTTGAATGGAGACTTTGCGAGGAGCTGTGACAGAGACAATGAGGCGTTCAGCCTGGACATATGTCCAGACGACTCGTCATGTGCTCCGGGAGCTGCAGCGAACTCCTGGAAGTCCACCTTACTGATCTCCATGTCGTAGTGGCGAGCGATGGCCTCAATCAGCAGCTTGGCATTCTTCACGTTGGTCACCAAAGGAGTCTGGTAGTCGACCGCCATACGACGGGTTTGGTATCCTCGGCTCATGTAGTTGGCTGGTCGACGGAAGCGGTTGCTTGACGGCAAGTTGATGTACAGATCGATGAGGTTGTTCGACAAGTGCTGTGTGAGCGAGTACTCTTGCTTCTGCTCGTCGTGTTCGCCACTAGACAAGACTTCCAGGAACTTGACTGGGATACCGTGTTCTTGGATATAATCGGCGGTTCCAGCAGTAGCGAACAGGTTGTAGCCCATCTTGTGCAGGCGTTCGATAGAAGGTAGCATCTCCAGCTTGTCCTTGAAAGAACCGATAGAGAGCAAGATGTTCTTTTTTGGCAGCCTGAAGCCAGTAGCGATGAGACCCTTAATGTAAGCCTCGTACTTGGTGCGACCGAAGCAGGCGACTTCACCAGTCGACGCCATCTCCACACCAAGGACGGGATCAGCTCCAGAGAGACGAGAGAAGGAGAACTGTGGAACCTTGACACCGACATAATCCGCGGGTATGTTGGTTGGCGGATATTCGGACACGGGTAGGCCAGCCATGGCCTTGGTAGCCATCTCAATCAGGTCAACACCCATAACCTTTGACACGAAGGGGAAGGATCGCGAGGCACGAACGTTGCACTCAATAACCTTGATCTCGTTGTCTTTGGCGATGAACTGGATGTTGTAGGGTCCAGTGATCAACAAAGCTTGACCAATCTTCCTTGTTGCATCTTCGATTTGGCGTACAGTCTGAGCATGTTAGCATAGTTCGTGCAGTGTTGCGAAATTGGATCACATACCTCGGGGTCAAGATCCTGGGGCGGCAAAATGAGCGTAGCATCACCGGAATGCACACCGGCGTTCTCGACGTGCTCGGAGATGAAGTGACCAATCATAGTACCCTTGTTGGCTACAGCATCCATCTCGATTTCCTTCGCATTCTCGATGTACTTGGTAATGACGACTGGGTGTTCCTTAGACACGTCTGCCGCTTGGTTCAAGTAATTGGCCAAGTCGTGCTTTGAGTAAACCGTGTTCATGGCGGCACCAGAGAGCACGTAAGAGGGACGAACCAAGACGGGGTAGGACACCCTCTCACAAAACTCAGTAGCCTCCTCGATACTCGTGAGTTCTTTCCAGGCGGGCTGATCGACAGCGATGCGGTCAAGCATACGAGAGAACTTGTAACGGTTCTCAGCGGTGTCGATCATCTCGGGCGAGGTACCGAGCACTTTGACGTTCATGCGGTGCAGTGGTAGCGCAATGTTGTTTGGAGTCTGCCCGCCCATGGACAGTACAACACCGCTGGAGTTCTCCATGGTATAGATGTCCAAAACAGTCTCGAGGTTGATGCACTCAAAGTATAAACGGTCCGCTTCATCATAGTCGGTAGAAACTGTCTCTGGGTTGTAGTTCAACATAACGGTCTTAAATCCTTGCTCCCTGAGAGTGCGGATAGCACGGACAGAGCACCAGTCGAACTCAACAGACGATCCGATTCGGTATACACCAGAACCGAGCACCATGATACCCTTGTCATTGAAAGTGATGTCGTTCTCGGTACCGTTGTATGTGAGATACAGATAGTTTGTGACCGCGGGGAACTCGGCTGCAACAGTGTCAATCTGCTTGACTACGGGGAAAATCCCAGCATCGACACGTACGCGACGTACGGCAAGCTCGTTGGAGGCCCAGAACTTGGCGAGTTGACGATCGGAGAATCCCAGTTGCTTTGCCTGCTTCAGCAACGGCATGGTGAtgctggtggtggtgtaGCTCGACATTGACTTCTCAAAGTCACTGAGGGACTTGAGACGGCTAAGGAACCACTTGTCGATTTGGGTCATTTCCCAGATCTTGTCGACACTGTAACCAGCCTTCATTGCGTTGGCAATGGCAAACAGTCGCTGATCAGAAGGTGTTTGCAGTTCCTGGTCGATTTCCATGAGAGCCGGAGTCTCGTTGAAACCAAGATTGCTAGGGTCAACTGAGCGAATGGCCTTTTGTATGGCTTCTTCGAAAGTTCGACCGATACTCATGACCTCACCAACACTCTTCATGGATGAACCGAGAAGTGTCGACACACGGGTGAACTTCTTCAAATCCCAGCGGGGGATCTTGACCACGACGTAATCGAGCGACGGCTCAAAGCAGGCGCACGTAACGCGCGTGACGGAGTTGGAGATGTCATTGAGAGGAATATTGAGACCAAGCTTTGCTGCGACGAAAGCAAGAGGATAGCCAGTCGCCTTGGAGGCAAGAGCGGAAGAACGCGAAAGACGGGCGTTCACTTCGATAATGCAGTACTCCTTGGAGAAAGGGTTCAGGGCGTACTGGATGTTGCATTCACCAACAACACCAAGGTGGCGGATGACGTTCACGGCTGTTGTTCGGAGCATGTTGTAGTCAGCGTCCGAAAGGGTTTGCGAGGGTGCCACCACAATAGAGTCTCCAGTGTGAATACCGAGAGGATCAAAGTTCTCCATGTTACAAACCGTAATACAGTTGTCTCGGGAGTCACGGACGACTTCGTACTCGATTTCCTTCCAGCCCTTCATACTTCGCTCGATCAGCACCTGGGGACTGGCAGCGAAAGCCTTGTTGCAAAGGTcaagcagctctgcttcGTTGTTTGCAAATCCACTGCCGAGACCTCCCAGGGCGTAGGCAGCCCGGACGATGACGGGGAAACCAATGTCTTTTACGACACGCATGGCCTCCTCCACACTATTGGCCGAGGCTGACTTGGCGCACTTCTCTCCAATGGACTCCATGCTTCGTGCAAAGAGCTCTCGGTCTTCAGTAGTGATGATGGTTTCGATGGGGGTTCCGAGCACCTTGACACCCAGACCTTCGAACTCATCCTTCAGCTGGATACCGACTTGGAGTGCAGTCTGGCCACCAAAGGTGACGTAGATACCGTCAGGTCGCTCTTTCTGTATGACTTTGCGCACAAAGTCTGCGTTGACTGGTAGGAAGTAGACCTTGTCGGCAAGGCCCTTGGAAGTTTGAATTGTAGCGATGTTGGGGTTGATCAAGATGGTGTAGATACCCTCTTCCTTCAAGGCCTTGATGGCCTGACTGCCAGAGTAGTCAAACTCTCCAGCCTGACCGATGCTCAAGCCTCCACTTCCTAGCACAAGCACCTTCTTGACGTCCACTCTTGGGGTAAGCTTCCTGTTTTCCTCGAAAGTGCCACCAGGGAACTCGACTGCCTGAGACATGACTTCAGATGCGGCCAAGGCCTTTTGGATAGTGCTGATGAAGACATCAAACAGGTACTCGGTATCGCGTGGACCGGGAGTGTGCTCTGGATGAAACTGCACACTGAAGTAGGGCCTGCGCACATGTCGAATGCCTTCGTTACTCTTGTCGTTGGCGTTCACGAAGAGCTCCTCCCAGCCATTGGGCAACGTCTTGGAGTCGACCGCATAACCGTGGTTTTGCGATGTAATGTGGCACTTGCCGGTGAGCAAGTTGGTGCAGGGAATGTTGGCACCGCGGTTACCAAACTTCATCTTGATAGTGCTAGCACCCGCTGCGCGGGCCAGCAACTGGTGACCAAGAC from Pyrenophora tritici-repentis strain M4 chromosome 1, whole genome shotgun sequence encodes the following:
- a CDS encoding CarB, Carbamoylphosphate synthase large subunit protein; the encoded protein is MASLPDPSQNLALELQDGYVCFGNSFGAEKSISGELVFQTGMVGYPESITDPSYRGQILVITFPLVGNYGVPSREEMDSLLEGIPANFESREIHIAGLVVATYAGEKYSHHLATSSLGAWLKEQGVPAITGVDTRALTKRIREEGSMLGRLLQRTGPTPSSTALTNGAVNTQTLADGEVDWRSSFEQIEWLDPNTKNLVAEVSIKEPKLWSPDPATALKHPSGRPVRVVTVDVGLKYNQLRCLVKRGVEVLQVPWDYDFPQLAGKDYDGLFISNGPGDPAMMESTVKHIKAAMDEARTPIFGICLGHQLLARAAGASTIKMKFGNRGANIPCTNLLTGKCHITSQNHGYAVDSKTLPNGWEELFVNANDKSNEGIRHVRRPYFSVQFHPEHTPGPRDTEYLFDVFISTIQKALAASEVMSQAVEFPGGTFEENRKLTPRVDVKKVLVLGSGGLSIGQAGEFDYSGSQAIKALKEEGIYTILINPNIATIQTSKGLADKVYFLPVNADFVRKVIQKERPDGIYVTFGGQTALQVGIQLKDEFEGLGVKVLGTPIETIITTEDRELFARSMESIGEKCAKSASANSVEEAMRVVKDIGFPVIVRAAYALGGLGSGFANNEAELLDLCNKAFAASPQVLIERSMKGWKEIEYEVVRDSRDNCITVCNMENFDPLGIHTGDSIVVAPSQTLSDADYNMLRTTAVNVIRHLGVVGECNIQYALNPFSKEYCIIEVNARLSRSSALASKATGYPLAFVAAKLGLNIPLNDISNSVTRVTCACFEPSLDYVVVKIPRWDLKKFTRVSTLLGSSMKSVGEVMSIGRTFEEAIQKAIRSVDPSNLGFNETPALMEIDQELQTPSDQRLFAIANAMKAGYSVDKIWEMTQIDKWFLSRLKSLSDFEKSMSSYTTTSITMPLLKQAKQLGFSDRQLAKFWASNELAVRRVRVDAGIFPVVKQIDTVAAEFPAVTNYLYLTYNGTENDITFNDKGIMVLGSGVYRIGSSVEFDWCSVRAIRTLREQGFKTVMLNYNPETVSTDYDEADRLYFECINLETVLDIYTMENSSGVVLSMGGQTPNNIALPLHRMNVKVLGTSPEMIDTAENRYKFSRMLDRIAVDQPAWKELTSIEEATEFCERVSYPVLVRPSYVLSGAAMNTVYSKHDLANYLNQAADVSKEHPVVITKYIENAKEIEMDAVANKGTMIGHFISEHVENAGVHSGDATLILPPQDLDPETVRQIEDATRKIGQALLITGPYNIQFIAKDNEIKVIECNVRASRSFPFVSKVMGVDLIEMATKAMAGLPVSEYPPTNIPADYVGVKVPQFSFSRLSGADPVLGVEMASTGEVACFGRTKYEAYIKGLIATGFRLPKKNILLSIGSFKDKLEMLPSIERLHKMGYNLFATAGTADYIQEHGIPVKFLEVLSSGEHDEQKQEYSLTQHLSNNLIDLYINLPSSNRFRRPANYMSRGYQTRRMAVDYQTPLVTNVKNAKLLIEAIARHYDMEISKVDFQEFAAAPGAHDESSGHMSRLNASLSLSQLLAKSPFKREHITSVKQFTRADLHLLFTIAQEMRLGTQRQGCLDILKGRVLCTMFCEPSTRTSASFDAAMKRLGGEVIVVNESVSSTQKGESVADTIRTLGCYGDAIVLRHPSEESIDIATKFSDVPVINAGNGSREHPTQALLDIFTIREELGTVNGLNITFVGDLKYGRTVHSLCELLSHYDVTINLVSPASLPMPSGVTDALKARGQLNKVSTELTEDIVASSDVMYCTRVQKERFPDVATYEAVKDSFVIDNKLLKGAKANMIVMHPLPRNNEINEEVDFDPRAAYFRQMRYGLYTRMALLAMVMAP
- a CDS encoding Hexokinase produces the protein MALNEAPNAAHAIDTLTGFINTKTLLGLAHRFSATYTDLARTSTEHFLVTPVTALPTGKEKGRFLSIDVGGTNLRVGFVELIGEPDGSAESERERSSTVGENVFAQIRRSHDRNWPIGDHLKMDQAEDLFAWIGDCIAEVIRGALEEEKAGEEVRLPLGDEILLGITFSFPMAQTRLSEATLLPMGKGFAITSDLNLGKMLLAGYARHCEVGHASGKQPLPKIQVAAITNDTVATFASLAYAVKASPNSRVAMGLIVGTGTNATVPMKPSSLHPTKREALQNPDAVETVVINTEWTIRGTDKPLIEFNIKTPWDLTLDANSDAPGFQPFEYMTSGRYLGEIVRLVFLDIVSGEADAEIPPSLQQKNALPTRFLSEFIARKGGRIVQGELESRYPEPNSSGDPFWTVDRVEMIRDIAEAVQQRSSALVAAACVGLLNCVGDVALDESPKSSNGTHTKGKRDIEELVIAYAGGTISQYPKWLQTCQQWIDILVEEGSSKNASKQVTLKEAKDGGIIGAGVLAGMAGEIA
- a CDS encoding POP5, RNase P-RNase MRP subunit POP5 — its product is MVRVKNRYLVVNFLYPEPLAKNKTQQLPHVVQMHSPTPDALKQGIIIRMIRDGVEDLFGDYGSGMVASGLKVNYYSPSTSTAIIRCPRDHYEMVWAALTYITHLPKPINIPVVVRVVRVSGTIRKAEEEVIRRSQHIVKRAKAWDGAGELPMLQSVAKSVDNQRKSESEVLAAVDDGSESEGMSE